GCGCACATAGCTGATGGTGAAGGACGCCGAGTCGCCCTTGGCGAGCTTCAGCTGCTGGGCCTTCGCACCCTTGAGTGCCGGCACGTCGGTCTTGGCCTTGCCGGTGTTCAGGGAGACGCCCGCGAAGCGGTCCAGGGTGCAGGGCTTGCTCTGGTTGGTGATGCTGACGGGAATCTCACCCGTGTCACCGGCCTTCGGCGCCACGCTCGCCGACCCGATCTGCACGGAGACCCCACCGATCTCGCAGCCCGAGCTGTTCTTGTCGCCGCTCTTGCTCCCGCCGCCACCGCAGGCGGTGAGCAGCAGGGCGGCGGCGAGGGCCGTGACGGTGAGCGGAATGGCGCGCATGAGCATGTCCCATCGAGGTCGTGACGGTGCCCCTGCATCATGGCGCCTGCACCCCGTAGCTGCGTGCCCACCCCCTGTGGAATCACCGCTTCAGGTGGTCTGCCTCAAGTGGCTCACGCGGTCAGTGCTTCAGCTTCGTGGGCAGCGCCGACGGCAGCTTGCCGCCCTCCGCCTTGGTGTATGTCTCCTGGCCGATCTTGCCCGACCACTTCACCGTCATGCCCTTGCCGTCCACCGACTCGACCATGCCGGTGCCCCGGTCCTTGTTGCCGTCGGGGCAGGTCAGATGGATCATCTGCATTCCCGAGTCCTTGCCCGCGACGCCCTGGCACCACGCCTTGCGCCCGGTCACGAAGAGCCCGGCCTTCTTCCCGGTGATCACCAGCGCCACGATCTTGCCCCCGCTCGTGGCGATCCAGCTGCCCTGGAGCTTGGCCGAAGCCCCGGTCACGGCGCGCGAGCCGGAGGGAGAGGGGGCGGCGGACATGACCGTCGCACGCGGCGTCGGAGAGGAGGACGCGGTCTTGCCGCCGCCCCCGCTGCACGCGGTCAGTGCGGCGAGTGTCCCCACCAGTCCCGCGGCCACGGTCGCGGTCCGCACCCTTGCAGTCGCAGAAGTCACCGGAAAGCTCCCAAGGTCGTAGCGGCCGGCCGCCCTCCGCCGGACGGCCCGCAGCAAGCTACCAGCTGGTCACCACGAGGACCTGCGGACTCCGGGCAGGAATCCGTTGTGAGCCTGCTCGCGCAGGTTTACCCGGGACAGGCCGAAGGCGCGCAGATAGCCGCGCGGGCGGCCGTCGATCTGGTCGCGATTGCGCACGCGCGTGGCGCTCGCGTCCCGCGGCTGCCTGCGCAACTCGCGCTGGGCGGCGAGCCGTTCGGCCGCCGGGGACGAGGGCCGCCGGATGATCTCCTTCAGCTCGGCCCGCCGGGCGGCGTACCGGGCGACGATCTCCCTGCGCTGGTCGTTCTTCGCGATCTTGCTCTTCTTGGCCATCAGACCCGCACCCCCCGGGCTCGGATCCGGGCCACGGCCGCCTCGACGCCGATCGCGTCCACGGTCTTGATCCCCTTCGTGCTCAGCCGCAGCCGGACGTACCGGCTCTCGCTGGGCAGCCAGTAGCGCTTGCTCTGGATGTTCGGGTCGAAACGGCGGGAGGTGCGCCGGTGGGAGTGCGAGATGCGGTTCCCGAAGCCCGGCCGGGCCCCGGTGAGCATGCAGTGCGCGGACATGGTGACGTAACTCTCCTCAGACGTAGCTCGTAATGGAATTCATTTTCAGTAAGATAGCAGCATGGCACGCAATGAACTCCGCCCGGTCATCAAGCTCCGGTCCACGGCCGGGACCGGCTACACCTACGTGACCCGCAAGAACCGCCGCAACGACCCGGACCGCATGACGCTGCGCAAGTACGACCCGGTCGTCGGCCGGCACGTCGACTTCCGAGAGGAGCGCTGAACCACCGCCATGCGCAAGGGAATCCACCCGGAGTACGGGCCCGTCGTGTTCCGTGACCGTGCCGCGAAACACACCTTCCTCACTCGCTCGACGCTTGCGGCCGTGCCGGCCGGCAAGACCATCGAGTGGGAGGACGGCAACACCTACCCGGTGGTGGACGTCGAGATCTCGAACGTCAGCCACCCCTTCTACACCGGCACGGCGCGCGTGCTGGACACCGCTGGGCGCGTGGAGCGCTTCGAGCGCCGGTACGGCACGCGGGGTGGGGCGTGAGCCTCGCCGTGGCCGTGGTGGGCGGGCTGCACGCCGAAGCCCGCAAGGCGGCCGTCGACCGCTTGCTCGCCGACGTACCCGGCAGCGTCGTACTCCACCACGACCTGGCGTCGGCCACCGCCGGCACGGTCGTCCGTACGGTCCGCGACCGTGGCGGCATCCTGTCCGCGGGTGAGGCGCCCCTGGTCAACGACTGCGCGTGCTGCGCGCTGCGCGAGGACCTGGTGCCCGAACTGCGCAGGCTCGCCGACGACGGCGCGACCCGGCTCGCGATCG
The genomic region above belongs to Streptomyces sp. CG1 and contains:
- the rpsN gene encoding 30S ribosomal protein S14, with amino-acid sequence MAKKSKIAKNDQRREIVARYAARRAELKEIIRRPSSPAAERLAAQRELRRQPRDASATRVRNRDQIDGRPRGYLRAFGLSRVNLREQAHNGFLPGVRRSSW
- a CDS encoding type B 50S ribosomal protein L31, yielding MRKGIHPEYGPVVFRDRAAKHTFLTRSTLAAVPAGKTIEWEDGNTYPVVDVEISNVSHPFYTGTARVLDTAGRVERFERRYGTRGGA
- the rpmB gene encoding 50S ribosomal protein L28, yielding MSAHCMLTGARPGFGNRISHSHRRTSRRFDPNIQSKRYWLPSESRYVRLRLSTKGIKTVDAIGVEAAVARIRARGVRV
- the rpmG gene encoding 50S ribosomal protein L33; translated protein: MARNELRPVIKLRSTAGTGYTYVTRKNRRNDPDRMTLRKYDPVVGRHVDFREER
- a CDS encoding DUF4232 domain-containing protein, with product MRAIPLTVTALAAALLLTACGGGGSKSGDKNSSGCEIGGVSVQIGSASVAPKAGDTGEIPVSITNQSKPCTLDRFAGVSLNTGKAKTDVPALKGAKAQQLKLAKGDSASFTISYVRGEAGGKNSLDVKTVNITLPGATTSRSFPWSYGPVATQPGGTGPNASVSAFQQVGD